The following DNA comes from Flavobacteriales bacterium.
ACTTAATTAGCACCAAGTCTAATATTACCTTATATATCCTAAATAAACCATAGTTGCTTTCACCATGAATTCTTGGTTGATAATTAACTGGAATTTCCGCCACCGTACCGCCTTGCCATTTACAGAATACTGGAATAAACCGATGCATCTGGCCATACAGTCTTACATCCTTGATGGTTTCTTTCCGATAGGCCTTTAAGGTACATCCGTAATCATGTAGATGAACCCCCGAAATATTGCTTATCAAGGCATTAGCCATTAAAGAAGGGAGCTTCCTTGTAAGGTAACTTCCTTTCCAACGTTCCTTTCGCCACCCGCTCACAACATCATAACCTTCGTCCATTTTAGTACGGAGTTTCTTGATGTCATTAGGGTCGTTCTCCAAATCACTATCAATCAGAATGATGATCTCTCCAGAAGCATTTTGAATGCCAGCATTTAGTGCCGCCGTTTGGCCAAAATTTCTTTTAAAATCGATGATTTTTACTTTTGGGTTGCTTTGCGCTACTCTTTTCAGTGCCGTCCAGCTTTTATCACTTGATCCATCGTTAACGGCAATAATCTCATGATTGAGGCCATCTAAGGCATTGTCTAGCTTAGAAAATAGAAGAGGTACATTTTCTTCTTCATTGTAGACTGGTACAATAATCGTAATCAAATTATCCATGTGCTAATCAGATAGAATTTTCACTAAGTTAAGCTTAATCAATCTAAGTTTTTTGCCGATGATGAATGAGTTCCAAAATATTGGAAACATGTTGGCAATGCTATTAAAACCATTAAAGGCAATATGGCCACTAAATACCTAAAATCACTTGATTTGAAAACAATTGTATGAATAAAATAAAAGTATATGGTGGTACTTGAAATCAGTAGCAATTTGTAGTTATAAAGGTGCTTACGAAGAATAATTACCATTGCAAATAAGAATACCATTTGCAAACCCCAGAATATAATATCCAGTAAAACTCGGAAAGGTATCAGTTTTTTACTTGTCGTGTTATATGATCCTAGCATCCTATCAGTGGAACTGGCAATTACGGTTCTATATAAATATTTTATTGGAGAAATAATATAAAAGTACAACGGATGCTCCGCCTTAATCGACTGGGTATAACGGTTAAGCTTGGCGGAAATTATTCTGTTCTCAATACTCGCCACTGCTCGTTCTACACCTTTTTTAAATTGTAAATTTCCTGATTGTACTGAACGAATCCCCTTTTTTAATGCAATCAAAGAATCCCTATTAAATTCAGAAGTTTCTATCCTTGAACTATATGGATAATTACCCTCTTCCGAATAAAACCATATTTCACCTTCCCAATTCTCACCGGTTGCCTTTTGAAAATTTATTATTGGCATGGTGTGTTTATCCGCATCCAGATAAAGCGGATGGAATATTGTTGGAGTTGTTAATGTAAAAATGTTGTTGTACTTCAATTGACCACTAACCCATATGACTTCAATTAATATCATCGGGATTAAAAAAATCAATCCTAGTTTTAGAAGCTGTCCAATTTTCTTCTTTGCATGCTCTAGAAATATATAGACAACATAAAGTAACAAGAGAGGAAAACAAACTGGTTTTAAAAAAATGGCCCATGTTAAAAATAAACCTGAAATAAGAAGATTCGTATTCCTCTGACCCTTGATAATAAAATAAATACTGAAAATAAGTGATGAAGCCGCGAAACTCTCTGTCATTGGATATATGTCGTATAACGACACGATGAGTACTGTAAAATAGCCACAAAAAGTGAGTAGAAAATAGAAGCTCTTCTTAAAAATCTGAACGGCAATCGAAGACAAACAATACACTGATAAAGCAGAGACAATTGTCTGTATAACAACAATTAGATTCAATGCACTCGATTGGTTCATCACCCCCCGCGCCATCCAATAAGGAATTCCATACCCAAACATTCGAAATTCAAATAAAAAAGCAATGTCGTCCTTTTCAATCAGTCTTTCTATGGGATCTATATAACTGAAGCTATCGTTGGCTACATTTCCCCAAAAACCTGCTATATGTTTAGGATTAAGATCTGCAGTGGAAAAAAATTGGGTGAAGAAAAAGAATAATGCAAACTTAATTGCCAATGCTGCACTAACCCAAATTAATTTATTATCGTGCCTAAAATCTTTATCAAGAAGGTCACTTATTTTCATGCCATTCCTTAAATTTCATGAGACCTTCCTTGATTGAATGCTGTGGCTTATAATTGAGCATCGTACTCGCTTTCTCAATATCTGCATAGGTAATATCTACGTCACCACTTCTACATGGTTTTTGTTCAGTTTCTACGGAATGGCCAAGTACTTCTTCAATGGATCTTATTAAATCACTTAGTTTAACAGGCTGGTTATTGCCCAAATTTATCACCTCATAGAGTGGATCAACAGCATTAAGCACGTAGTCAATGCCCGAACAAATTCCATTGATGGTATCATCTATATAAGTGTAATCTCGTGCCGAACTGCCATCGCCATATATCTTTAAGGTTTCTCCATTTGCAATCAGATTAAAGAATCTATGAATT
Coding sequences within:
- a CDS encoding glycosyltransferase family 2 protein, which produces MDNLITIIVPVYNEEENVPLLFSKLDNALDGLNHEIIAVNDGSSDKSWTALKRVAQSNPKVKIIDFKRNFGQTAALNAGIQNASGEIIILIDSDLENDPNDIKKLRTKMDEGYDVVSGWRKERWKGSYLTRKLPSLMANALISNISGVHLHDYGCTLKAYRKETIKDVRLYGQMHRFIPVFCKWQGGTVAEIPVNYQPRIHGESNYGLFRIYKVILDLVLIKFLDKFMHRPIHFFGGAGILSFIVMFLTAGLATYYKITGQKDLVETPLPTIAAMFFIVGLLMILLGVIAEMLMRTYYESQNSFPFTIKEKVNFEK